Proteins encoded together in one Plutella xylostella chromosome 17, ilPluXylo3.1, whole genome shotgun sequence window:
- the LOC105394661 gene encoding uncharacterized protein LOC105394661 — protein MATAKDTSTFFLEGDSKQFDSVLKLYPQAIKIKAEQKTKKPEELIKLDNWYQNELPKKIKSRGKDAHMVHEELVQLMKWKQARGKFYPQLSYLIKVNTPRAVMAETKKAFKKLPNIESAMTALSNLKGVGTATASALLAAASPEIAPFMADECVQAIPEMEGSDYTAKEYLNFVNHIKSVCDRLNKEQNGCGDNKWSPHNVELALWTHNILSDLQPELLGQSPLLSQSPIVPTNGGSPLPSDESNLEPPTANGNGKIAESVLEDTPTSCTEDSLDKAASPATPPSPSDNSDSALSTPRTKRALEEASSADENSLDTAPPAAPVAKKLREATH, from the exons ATGGCTACCGCGAAAGACACGTCTACTTTCTTCCTTGAGGGTGATTCTAAACAGTTTGATAgtgttttaaagttatatcCACAAGCAATTAAGATAAAGGCAGAgcagaaaacaaaaaaacccGAGGAACTGATAAAATTGGACAACTG GTACCAGAATGAGCTGCCCAAGAAGATCAAGTCGAGGGGAAAAGACGCGCATATGGTGCACGAAGAATTGGTGCAACTCATGAAGTGGAAACAAGCG AGAGGGAAGTTCTACCCACAACTGTCGTACTTAATAAAAGTGAACACACCCCGAGCAGTCATGGCGGAGACCAAGAAAGCGTTCAAGAAGTTGCCCAACATCGAGTCAGCCATGACAGCCCTAAGTAACCTCAAGGGGGTGGGCACGGCCACGGCGTCCGCCCTGCTAGCCGCCGCCAGCCCCGAGATAGCCCCCTTCATGGCGGACGAGTGTGTACAAGCAATACCAGAGATGGAGGGAAGCGACTACACTGCCAAGGAATACCTCAATTTTGTAAACCACATTAAGAGTGTCTGTGATAGGTTAAATAAG GAACAAAACGGGTGCGGCGACAACAAATGGTCCCCCCACAATGTGGAGCTAGCTCTGTGGACACACAACATCCTGTCGGACCTTCAGCCCGAGCTGCTGGGACAGTCCCCGCTGCTGAGCCAGTCGCCGATTGTGCCCACCAACGGGGGGTCACCGCTGCCGAGTGATGAAAGCAATCTCGAACCACCCACGGCTAATGGGAATG GCAAGATAGCGGAGTCAGTGCTCGAAGACACGCCGACGTCGTGCACAGAGGACTCGCTGGACAAGGCGGCGTCGCCCGCCACGCCGCCCTCGCCCTCCGACAACAGTGACTCCGCGCTTAGCACGCCACGGACCAAACG AGCACTAGAAGAGGCGAGCTCAGCGGACGAGAACTCGCTGGACACGGCGCCGCCGGCCGCGCCCGTGGCCAAGAAGCTGCGGGAGGCCACCCACTGA